Genomic segment of Streptomyces sp. NA02950:
CGGCTGGATCGGCGACGGCCAGGTCGCCTGTCTCGCCGCGAGCGGCACGCGGACGGTGCGGCTCACACCGGTGGAGCGCCCCGGCGGCACCAAGATCGCCGTGATCCGCACCGGTGAGACCACGGCATACGTGGCAGAGTCCCGCAGGGCCGAGTTCAACGACCGCACAGCCTGCTCCACAGGGGTGCTGATCTACAAGGTCGACTCCGCGACCCGGACCGGGGACGGCCCCGTCCGTGTCATCAACGCCAACCCGGACACCACACCGCCGAGCGGCTGCGGCCCCCTGGACGTGGCCGCGCTCGCATCCGGCCAGTCCTTCACCGATCCGGCCACCGGTGTGCGCATCGCCGTCGGCACGGGCGATTCCTCCGGTGACACGGTCCGGCTCAGCAAGCCGTAACGCGTCAACGCATGCGCATGGCCGGCCGGCGCGTCCGTTCCGGCACGGTGGACCCGACGGCGTTGACGCGGAACGGTGGGGGTATCGGGCAAGGCCGGTTCCGGCTGTGAAGCCGTGCACGCGCCGATGCCGGTGGGGCGTGGTGCTCGTGTCGCGTGCCGTTCAGGCTTTGAATGAGTGCAGGTTGGTCGCGGCCAGGGTTTGCTCCGCGTCGTGTGCCGTGAAGGTGCTCATGCGCTGGAAGCCGAGGCGGGCGGCGAGCTTGAGTGAACGCTCGTTGGCTGTCTGGGTCACTACCAGGACCGGCTGGTCGGGCAGCTCGTCGGCGGCGGCGCGCAACGCGGCCGTGGCGGCCTCGAACGCCAGCCCCGCGCCCCAAGCCTTGCGTCGTAGCAGGTAGGTCAGTTCCAGTTCCCCGCCCTCATCGGTGACGTGCCCGGGAAGGTCGGCGGAGCGTCGGTTGAGCATGAGCGTCCCGAAGAGCCGGTCGGTCGTCTTGTCGGCGATGACAAACGTGCCGGGTT
This window contains:
- a CDS encoding GNAT family N-acetyltransferase; its protein translation is MNPPPTLSATEITSDRLRLRTAHDTDRDGLIELQTDPQVRLYLGGPRPRSAVEQYLDAIGTTSITNQPGTFVIADKTTDRLFGTLMLNRRSADLPGHVTDEGGELELTYLLRRKAWGAGLAFEAATAALRAAADELPDQPVLVVTQTANERSLKLAARLGFQRMSTFTAHDAEQTLAATNLHSFKA